In Frondihabitans sp. PAMC 28766, a genomic segment contains:
- a CDS encoding isochorismatase family cysteine hydrolase has translation MTLTTLDPITALIVVDLQKGVVGIPTAHPVEGVVANSRALLDAFRAKGLPVVLVNVDGGAPGRNEGSAGRAAVQRPAGWDELVPELDQQPADHTVTKRTWGAFTNTDLDEHLKSLGVTQVVVTGIATTAGVESTARHAHENGFNVTFATDAMTDMSAEAHDNSVTRVFPRIGETGTTAQILALLA, from the coding sequence ATGACACTCACCACCCTCGACCCGATCACCGCACTCATCGTCGTGGACCTGCAGAAGGGCGTCGTCGGCATCCCGACGGCCCACCCGGTGGAGGGTGTCGTGGCGAACAGTCGCGCCCTCCTCGACGCGTTCCGCGCGAAGGGCCTCCCCGTCGTGCTCGTCAACGTCGACGGCGGAGCCCCGGGCCGCAACGAGGGCAGCGCGGGGCGCGCCGCCGTCCAGCGGCCGGCCGGCTGGGACGAGCTCGTCCCCGAGCTCGACCAGCAGCCGGCCGACCACACCGTCACGAAGCGCACCTGGGGCGCCTTCACCAACACCGACCTCGACGAGCACCTCAAGTCGCTCGGCGTGACCCAGGTGGTCGTGACCGGCATCGCGACGACGGCCGGCGTCGAGTCGACCGCCCGTCACGCACACGAGAACGGCTTCAACGTCACGTTCGCCACCGACGCCATGACCGACATGAGCGCCGAAGCTCACGACAACAGCGTCACGCGGGTCTTCCCACGGATCGGCGAAACCGGCACGACCGCACAGATCCTGGCGCTGCTCGCCTGA